A stretch of DNA from Spirosoma endbachense:
ACAGCATCAAGAATATGTTCTTCAGTGTGCTTTCCTTCTTCAAATGAAATATTGGCGGCTCGCAAAGTTGCTCTGTAGCTTTCCTTCAAAGCTCCTTTGTCTGACAAAAAAACCTCAAAACCTTTTGCCTGAGCCAGCAAAGCTGCCCCTACACCGCTTTCGCCACCACCCAGAATTGCAATTTTCTTCGTTACCATAGTCAATCAAACGATTGGCAAAATAACGCATAAATGAAGAAGCCCCGGTCATTGACCAGGGCTTTTCGTTCATTTTTTTCAAAATACACTTTATTCCTTAGGAGGTATAGAGTTTGAGAAACGAGCACGGTTTGCCGCTTTTACAATCAGGAAAACAACCCAGGCAATGACTAAAAACTGGATCAATACGTTCAGGAAATTACCATACCGGATCGCTACTTCGGGCGTTGTACCTACGGCTTCCTTCAAAACAATTTTCAACTGGCTAAAGTCAATACCACCAATTACTAATCCTAAGATCGGATTAATGATATCCTCCACCAAAGATGTAGTGATTTTACCAAAAGCCGCGCCGATAATAATACCGACGGCCAGATCAAGCACATTACCCTGGGCAATGAATGCACGAAATTCACTTAGCATAAGACTCCTTGGTTTTAGGTTAGAATTTGTTTACTACTATGCACTTGTCAAGCTATATAATACTGCAGTCAAATCAAAATCGCCCAGGCAACGGGTCAGTTGCTTTGATTGGATCTTTTTTCTTACGGAACGAGCTGATATTGTACGACAAGCCAATAGCCAGTGTTTGCTGAATCTGTAGATCAGGGCCAAAATCTTTATTATAAAGGGCAATTAAGCCAAAGGTTGTGCTCAAATAGCGGCTTACTTTAGCGGTTAAAATCAGATCGAGCCGATGATTGATGTTGTCTAATTCTGCATAGTTTGTAAACAGCTGATAACGGGCATTTATCGAGACGTTTTCACTCAAATTACGATTTAGGGCCGCCTGTAATTGAAAAGCAAGCCATTCTGTTCGCACGCTCTTGCCCGGTTGAACTCCATACGCGACTTGAGTCGGATCGGCTACAAATGAGCCATCTGCTAACTCACGTACCCGAACAGCATCGTCGGCCAGAAACGTAAACCGGGGCGCAATTGGGCTCATCCGAAGCGAAAACCAATCGTTAGGCTTGTAAGCGATTCCGGCCGCAAACGTGAATTGAGCCGGTGCAAAAAAATTCGACACCTTCAACCGGGTTTGATCAGCAGGGATCTTATCATACCGATAACCAGGGGCAAAAAACGTATTGAAGGTTCCCGAAATAAACAAGTCCCATTTCGGTGCAATTTGACGTCCCAGAACCGAAATCAGGATAATCTGATCGGCTGCCTTACGCGTATTGCCAATCTGCCGAACATACCCCAGCTGAAGATCAGCCGTGTTATCCCAGGATATTTTCCCTTTGTCGTATAAAGCGCGGGCGGCAACGACTGCTCCTATTGCAATGGAATTAACACCCCCACCCGACCAGTTGCTAAATGATGCCTGGTTAAAGTTAACACCCCCACTAAACGACTTTTGCCAGTAGGAGGTGTCGGGCTTAACAGCTACCGTATCTTTAAAATTGGTTGTAATTCTTGTGGAGTCCTGACCAAATGCGTTAGTGAGGCTTATCCAGCAGACGAGCGTATAGATAACGTTTTTCATACTACCTAAGACGGTCGAACTTCCATTAAGATACATACGAAGGAGACTTTTTAACTAAAAATTTCCACCTTTTTCGTTTGCAGGACCTGCAATGGAAACACAGTCGTTGTCTCACCAGTCTGAAGTGTCAGGGAAGTCGTGTCTACTTTAACGATTTCGCCCTTTATATCATCAATCTGAATCGTCTGGCCTTCTTTGTATTTATTTCTGGAATAAAATGAGGACAGTATGTTAGCCATCACATCACGTGAAGCGATTCCGTATCCTATTGCAAACGCGAAGATCCCTCCTCCAATGACCAGATTAAAACTTGATTCAAGCAGTTCCGTATTAATTCCTGCCTGACCCAGTGCGCTGATGATGGTAATAACCAGGAAGAAAACAAACACAATCGTACTCAGTAGCCGTCCAGAAGAAATGTTAAATGACTGGCATACATTCAATACTGTGGTCCTGAGCGTATCAGCCAGTAAAACACCTACTTGTAACATGATAGCGGCTGCAATTACTTTCGGAATGAAATTAACCAGCGATGAAACCATTTCAGTAATAGCGGCTACGCCCAGCGTTTCAGTAGCTGCTGTTATAAAAACCAGTAGAACGAAGTAATACAGAACCTTACTGACTATTTCGCTCAGTTTTATCTCCGTATTAAGCTGTTTAATAATACTGATTTCGTTTAGTCGACTACCAATTTTATCAAAGCCCACTTGCGCCAGAATTCGCCGGACGATGAACGCAATTAGTCGGGCAACACCAATGCCAATCAATAAAATAACGAGTGCGCCTAGTATACGAGGTACAAATTCGACAAATTGGTCAATGAGGGTTTGAAAGGTGTTGCGTAAAATTTCTGTTATATTCGGGAGTTGTTTCATAGAGTTACGGCGTTCATATTCAGCCTATTCTGGATTAATGAGGGGGATTAGCCAGTACAGAAACTACGCCAAACAGGTCGCCAACGTATAGCTCTATGACAGTAGTAACATCTCGAATCATGTCTATTTCCGAAATTAGTTCGGTTTTTAAATGGGGGGGACATTCTGCGTCCGGCTCCATTTCTTGGAATGGATTAGGAGTTTCCATAGGTTATAAGCAGGGTAATTATCGAAATGGCCATCGAATCGATAAAGCAGCTTTAATGGCCAACAGTAGCCAAAACAAAGCGGCTTCGAGGTAATACTTGCGGAGTTTATCACGGCTACGCTTCAAACGCATTTTCACCGCACTCTCGGTTATTCCGTTTAAATCTGCAAGCTCACGAATGCTGATATTATCCTGGTACTTCATTAATAACAGGCTTTGCTCTGTTGGATCAAGCTGTTCCAGGGCCAGCTTAAGTTTTTGCGCTTCCATCTCGGCTAATTCAGCCAATCCGTCATCAGCTCCCAGATCTAACCGCTCCCACCCTTCATCCATATACACTTCTGTACGCCGTTGTGGCGACCGCATATGATCAGTGCAGTGATTATAGGTAATCGAATACAACCAGGTAGAAAATTTGGCCTGTTCCTTAAAGCCTCCAAGCTTAATAACAAGCTTCAAAAATATGTCATGTGTCAAATCTTCGGCCTGTAGCGGATCCTTGGTAAATGATAGGCATTTTCGGTATACTTTATCGCAGTAGCGTTCGTATAAACGCTCGAAATAAGCGTTCTTCTGCGTTTCGATATATAACCGGACCAATTCTTCGTCCGAAAAGTGCTTCATTTGATTCGGTAGTGCTCGTTAAGACCCGAAAAACAATCAAAGTAACGGATTTCGTTCATTAAACTAATGAAAGGTTTCGATCACACTATAAAGCATAGCAAAATACCTACCAATTAGTAGGTGTATTGAAGTGTTGACTAAAATAAATACTTAATTCTTTTTTTGATAGATAATTAACTATACATTAACTCATAAGGCAACGTATCATCAATAAGCACTTCTCCATAAAATTGACGTAACCGATCGCGGGAACGTTTGAGCCGCATTTTAACGGCACTATGTGTTAAAGAAAATTGATCAGCAATTTCTTTAACACTAACTTCATCCATATATTTCATCCGTAACAGCCCTTGTTCTTCGGGCTCCAGACGAGTCATGGCCAGTTTCATTTGCCGCTCAGTTATCTCAGCGAATTGATTTTCTGTTAGCTGATCTGGATCACTTGTAAATAAAGCAGTAATGTCGTAGCATTCATCCAGCGCCAACCCCTGTTTTATACGGGGCGTTCGGATTTGATCGGTACAATGATTGCGGGTAACTGAATAAAGCCAGGTAGAGAATCGAGACTCCTGTTTATAACTATTTATCTTATTAAGTAACTTTATGAAAATATCCTGCGTTAAATCTTCTGCTTGTATTTCGTCTTTAATAAATAGTAAACATCTGCGCCGAACTTTAGGGCAGTAACGCTCATACAATGCATTAAAATAGCTATTCTTACGTGTTTTAATGTACAGTTTTACGAGGTCTTCATCCGTAAAATTTTCCATTCTGTTCGTAGGTAGAGGGAGTTAATACTATTTCCTCTACCTACGAATAACAACTAGTTTTCGATTTCATTAAAAAGTATAAAACCTGGCAAATTTGCCAGGTTTTATTAAACGGTAGGTAACACCAAGAAATTAACCGATAGCCACGCGTTTGAACGCCGATACGGTTAATCCTTTACTGGTTTTATCGAGCAGTTGTGCAATCGTTAATGAGTTGTCTTTAACAAACTCCTGATTGAGCAACGTATTCTCTTTATAGAACTTATTTAGTTTACCCAGAGCAATTTTTTCAAGCATTGCTTCGGGTTTGCCTTCCTGACGAGCCTGCTCTTTACCAATTTCAATTTCACGCTGAACAATAGTGGCATCAACACCATCTTTATCCAGAGCAACCGGTTTCATAGCAGCAATCTGCATCGCGATGTCTTTACCGACTTCGGTCACATCCGTACCATTCGTATTCGACAGGCCAACCAGTACACCTAATTTACCGTTCGAGTGAATGTAAGACACAACTTTATCACCCGAAACAGTTTCGAATGAAGCGACATCAATTTTTTCACCGATTTTACCCATCAGATCAGTGATATGATCCTGAAGAGCACGGCCATCGGCTTGAGGTGTTGCCAATAAAGCAGCTTTGTCAGTTGCATCGGTTGCAACAGCAGTGCTCATGATGGCCATTGCCAGGTTCTGAAAGTCAGCAACTTTCGAAACGGGTTCTGTTTCGCAAGCCAACGCAATCACTTTCCCACTTTTGCCATCCTGGCTAACGTGTGCCAGTACAATACCTTCAGCCGTTGCGTTGTCAGCACGTTTGTCGGCTATTTTCTGACCCTGCTTCCGCAGAATCTCTTTTGCTTTTTCAAAATCGCCATCGGCTTCGGTGAGGGCTTTTTTACAGTCCATCATGCCAGCTCCGGTCTCTTGCCGAAGTTTGTTTACGTCAGCAGCAGTAATTGCCATAGTAATAGGTGATTGTCGATTTAAATTTCCAAAAATTATTTGGTACTCAGCAAGTCGTGTCTGAAATGGAATAGCCCATAGCGGCTGGCTACGGGCTATTTCCTTAAGTCATAAAACGATCCGTCGTAGCGGTTTTATAGTTAACAAGTTATTACGCAATGGCCCACTTCGGACCCAACCATACAACCAGCTGACTATACAGTTTTATAACTTTTTATGCTTCCGTCTCGTCTTCAGCCACAGCAGCTGGTGCTGATTCTGCTTCAGGTTGTTCAGCAGTGGCGCCTTCGGCCTTAGCTTGCGCAAGGTCTTCGGCACGCTTAGCATCTTCTTCTTCCTGAACGCGCTGATCATCTTTATCCTGTTTCCGCTCCATCAGGCCTTCTTCAATAGCTTTACCGATAGCGAGCGTAATCAGCGAAATAGACTTATAAGCATCGTCATTAGCCGGGATTGCAAAATCAACATCTTCCGGATTCGAGTTCGTATCGCACATAGCAAATACGGGAATGCCCAGGCGATGTGCTTCTGCAACAGCAATGTGCTCACGCTTTACGTCAACAACGAACAAAGCAGCTGGCAAACGGGTCAGGTCGGCAATACCGCCTAATACGCGTTCCAGTTTCTCTTTGTCGCGGGTACGGGTCAAACGCTCCCGCTTGGCAATGCTCTTGATGGTCTCCTCATCTTTCAGCATTTTATCCAGCGTTTGCATTTTCTTCAGCGACTTGCGAATCGTAGCGAAGTTCGTCAACATACCGCCCTGCCAGCGATCTGTTACGTAAGGCATTTTCAGACGACGTGCTTCTTCAGAAACAATCTCCTGTGCCTGTTTTTTCGTTGCGACAAACATTACCTTCCGGCCCGAGCGAACAATTCCTTTAATCGAATTGCAGGCTTCGTCGAGAGCGGCCAATGTTTTATTGAGGTCAATAATATGGATGCCGTTCTTCTCCATGAAGATATACGGAGCCATCCGGGGGTCCCACTTACGCGTAAGGTGGCCAAAGTGCACACCAGCGTCCAGGAGGTCTTTATATTCGATTTGTGCCATTTCTAAAAATGAACAATAAAAAATGAATAATGAAAAAATACGCAGCACCGCGCATCGGCATCATCTAAGCGCAGTCTGGACTTGAGTTAATGGATAATGAGTAATGAAGAACGTACGATGGCCAAAATGTTCATTATACAGATCACATCGGTCATTATGCATTGGCTAGCGTTTCGAGAACTGGAACCGACGACGAGCTTTCCGGCGACCGTATTTCTTACGTTCAACCATACGCGAATCCCGAGTCAGGAAGCCTTCTTTCTTGAGGGCAGGACGGAAATCAGCGTTCAGCTCAACCAGCGCACGGGCAATTGCCATACGGGTTGCTTCGGCCTGACCAGCCACTCCGCCACCACGAACGTTAACTTTTACGTCGTAGCCACCAACACCGTTAACAGTCGAAAACGGTTGGTTCAAAATGATTTGCAGTACTTCGGTTGGGAAATATTGTTTGTAATCTTTCCCGTTTACCGAGATGGCCCCGCTGCCCGCCGACAAATAAATGCGGGAGATGGCAGTTTTACGCCGGCCAATGGTGTTAATACGATCCATTATGACTTAGAATTTAACTGCTTTGGGTTGCTGAGCCTCGTGCGGATGTTGGTCACCAGCATAAACGTACAGGTTGGTATACAACCGACGACCAAGCCGATTTTTAGGCAACATGCCTTTTACGGCGTGTTCGATGATACGCTCGGGGTGCTTTTCAAGCAGCAGCCGGGGCGTTGCGAACCGTTGACCACCGGGATAACCCGTGTGGCGGACATAAACTTTGTCGGTCAACTTCGAGCCGGTCAGGCGAACCTTGTCGGCATTGATGACGATCACGTTATCCCCGCAATCAACGTGTGGCGTGAAGTTTGTTTTGTGTTTGCCGCGAATCAGGCGTGCGATTTGGCTGGCCAGCCGACCAAGCACTTCACCCTGAGCGTCAACCACAATCCACTCCTTCTGCACCGTTTCTTTGTTGGCAGAGATGGTTTTGTAACTGAGCGTATTCACTGTTATGGAGACTAATTAATTGATTTCTAATGATTTGCCTACAAAAAAGCACTCCCGCTTTCGAAACGGGAGTGCAAATATACGCGGTATGACGCTGAAAAACAAAGGTATGGCTAGAATATAGCCAAAAATCGGTAATTTTGGAACGGCTAACCTGATGATGCAACATGGCTGATTCTTTTCGACTTGATCGTACTGCGTTTCACATGGGTACACACGAGGAAACAGAATATTATCATGCCCGTAATCAGCCTAAAACCTTTACCGAACGCTTACAAGCAGCTACCTACTTAAAT
This window harbors:
- the mscL gene encoding large-conductance mechanosensitive channel protein MscL, whose protein sequence is MLSEFRAFIAQGNVLDLAVGIIIGAAFGKITTSLVEDIINPILGLVIGGIDFSQLKIVLKEAVGTTPEVAIRYGNFLNVLIQFLVIAWVVFLIVKAANRARFSNSIPPKE
- a CDS encoding DUF3078 domain-containing protein, translated to MKNVIYTLVCWISLTNAFGQDSTRITTNFKDTVAVKPDTSYWQKSFSGGVNFNQASFSNWSGGGVNSIAIGAVVAARALYDKGKISWDNTADLQLGYVRQIGNTRKAADQIILISVLGRQIAPKWDLFISGTFNTFFAPGYRYDKIPADQTRLKVSNFFAPAQFTFAAGIAYKPNDWFSLRMSPIAPRFTFLADDAVRVRELADGSFVADPTQVAYGVQPGKSVRTEWLAFQLQAALNRNLSENVSINARYQLFTNYAELDNINHRLDLILTAKVSRYLSTTFGLIALYNKDFGPDLQIQQTLAIGLSYNISSFRKKKDPIKATDPLPGRF
- a CDS encoding mechanosensitive ion channel family protein, which encodes MKQLPNITEILRNTFQTLIDQFVEFVPRILGALVILLIGIGVARLIAFIVRRILAQVGFDKIGSRLNEISIIKQLNTEIKLSEIVSKVLYYFVLLVFITAATETLGVAAITEMVSSLVNFIPKVIAAAIMLQVGVLLADTLRTTVLNVCQSFNISSGRLLSTIVFVFFLVITIISALGQAGINTELLESSFNLVIGGGIFAFAIGYGIASRDVMANILSSFYSRNKYKEGQTIQIDDIKGEIVKVDTTSLTLQTGETTTVFPLQVLQTKKVEIFS
- a CDS encoding RNA polymerase sigma factor, which translates into the protein MKHFSDEELVRLYIETQKNAYFERLYERYCDKVYRKCLSFTKDPLQAEDLTHDIFLKLVIKLGGFKEQAKFSTWLYSITYNHCTDHMRSPQRRTEVYMDEGWERLDLGADDGLAELAEMEAQKLKLALEQLDPTEQSLLLMKYQDNISIRELADLNGITESAVKMRLKRSRDKLRKYYLEAALFWLLLAIKAALSIRWPFR
- a CDS encoding RNA polymerase sigma factor — its product is MENFTDEDLVKLYIKTRKNSYFNALYERYCPKVRRRCLLFIKDEIQAEDLTQDIFIKLLNKINSYKQESRFSTWLYSVTRNHCTDQIRTPRIKQGLALDECYDITALFTSDPDQLTENQFAEITERQMKLAMTRLEPEEQGLLRMKYMDEVSVKEIADQFSLTHSAVKMRLKRSRDRLRQFYGEVLIDDTLPYELMYS
- the tsf gene encoding translation elongation factor Ts, translated to MAITAADVNKLRQETGAGMMDCKKALTEADGDFEKAKEILRKQGQKIADKRADNATAEGIVLAHVSQDGKSGKVIALACETEPVSKVADFQNLAMAIMSTAVATDATDKAALLATPQADGRALQDHITDLMGKIGEKIDVASFETVSGDKVVSYIHSNGKLGVLVGLSNTNGTDVTEVGKDIAMQIAAMKPVALDKDGVDATIVQREIEIGKEQARQEGKPEAMLEKIALGKLNKFYKENTLLNQEFVKDNSLTIAQLLDKTSKGLTVSAFKRVAIG
- the rpsB gene encoding 30S ribosomal protein S2; this translates as MAQIEYKDLLDAGVHFGHLTRKWDPRMAPYIFMEKNGIHIIDLNKTLAALDEACNSIKGIVRSGRKVMFVATKKQAQEIVSEEARRLKMPYVTDRWQGGMLTNFATIRKSLKKMQTLDKMLKDEETIKSIAKRERLTRTRDKEKLERVLGGIADLTRLPAALFVVDVKREHIAVAEAHRLGIPVFAMCDTNSNPEDVDFAIPANDDAYKSISLITLAIGKAIEEGLMERKQDKDDQRVQEEEDAKRAEDLAQAKAEGATAEQPEAESAPAAVAEDETEA
- the rpsI gene encoding 30S ribosomal protein S9, which translates into the protein MDRINTIGRRKTAISRIYLSAGSGAISVNGKDYKQYFPTEVLQIILNQPFSTVNGVGGYDVKVNVRGGGVAGQAEATRMAIARALVELNADFRPALKKEGFLTRDSRMVERKKYGRRKARRRFQFSKR
- the rplM gene encoding 50S ribosomal protein L13, with the protein product MNTLSYKTISANKETVQKEWIVVDAQGEVLGRLASQIARLIRGKHKTNFTPHVDCGDNVIVINADKVRLTGSKLTDKVYVRHTGYPGGQRFATPRLLLEKHPERIIEHAVKGMLPKNRLGRRLYTNLYVYAGDQHPHEAQQPKAVKF